Genomic window (Fluviispira vulneris):
AGATTTTATCATATGGCTCAATTAAACATTCTAGGCATTCAGTTAATTTATTTTCATTAATCCATTTTCCATCCATAAAAATATTTGCTCTGTTCATTCTCGAAATCTTATTTTGTTTTAACAGAGAATGGTTCATAATGATCTCCATAAAAAGGTTGTTTTTTTAATTACTGATTATAAATAATCTTATATGAGAGGGTATTACAATATTTTTCTTGAGGATTTTGAAATGAAAACTTTTAAAGCAAAAACATTTATACAATTATTTTTATTTGCAATTTTCTTAACGGGTTGCAATAATCTTTTTTATTATCCTGATTCTGTTATTCAAATCACTCCCGATCGTTTGAATTTAGCTTTTACTGATTTTACAATAAAAACTGCCGACAACGAAGAACTGCATGGTTGGAAAATAAAAGCAAAAGGACAAATTCCTATCGCTACAATATTACACTTTCATGGCAATGCTCAAAATATAACAACGCATTTTATGTATTGTGCTTGGTTAGCAGAAAATGGTTTTGATGTTATAGAATTTGATTATCGTGGATATGGCAAATCCACAGGAGAAGCTTCGCGCACTGGAATTTATCAAGACAGTGTCAGTTTTTTGCAATGGGCTTATGAGAATTCTCGCACTAAAGATAACTTTATTATTGCACAAAGTTTAGGAGGAGCAGTCGTAATACCTGCTTT
Coding sequences:
- a CDS encoding alpha/beta hydrolase, giving the protein MKTFKAKTFIQLFLFAIFLTGCNNLFYYPDSVIQITPDRLNLAFTDFTIKTADNEELHGWKIKAKGQIPIATILHFHGNAQNITTHFMYCAWLAENGFDVIEFDYRGYGKSTGEASRTGIYQDSVSFLQWAYENSRTKDNFIIAQSLGGAVVIPAFADNEKNNVQAIILDSTFASYRGIARQKLASIWLTWPLQWPLSFLVSDNLSPIDYIKNVHVPLVFIHSKNDNVVPFESGKELFDTALEPKEFWDVEWDGHVSAFVHKDDKYRRKLLKYLCSHLKNPNKMCTKYLNENSQTLPYIRLLPELINKNK